A window from Streptomyces sp. NBC_00299 encodes these proteins:
- the rpsR gene encoding 30S ribosomal protein S18, with amino-acid sequence MAKPPVRKPKKKVCAFCKDKVTYVDYKDTNMLRKFISDRGKIRARRVTGNCTQHQRDVATAVKNSREMALLPYTSTAR; translated from the coding sequence ATGGCGAAGCCGCCTGTGCGCAAGCCGAAGAAGAAGGTCTGCGCATTCTGCAAGGACAAGGTCACGTACGTGGACTACAAGGACACGAACATGCTGCGGAAGTTCATTTCCGACCGCGGCAAGATCCGTGCCCGCCGCGTGACCGGCAACTGCACGCAGCACCAGCGTGATGTCGCCACGGCCGTGAAGAACAGCCGTGAGATGGCGCTGCTGCCCTACACCTCCACCGCGCGATAA
- the rpsF gene encoding 30S ribosomal protein S6 — protein MRHYEVMVILDPDLEERAVAPLIENFLSVVREGNGKVEKVDTWGRRRLSYEIKKKPEGIYSVIDLQAEPAVVKELDRQMNLNESVLRTKVLRPETH, from the coding sequence ATGCGTCACTACGAGGTGATGGTCATCCTCGACCCCGATCTGGAGGAGCGCGCTGTCGCCCCCCTGATCGAGAACTTCCTCTCCGTCGTCCGTGAGGGCAACGGCAAGGTCGAGAAGGTCGACACCTGGGGCCGTCGTCGTCTCTCGTACGAGATCAAGAAGAAGCCCGAGGGCATCTACTCGGTCATCGACCTGCAGGCCGAGCCTGCGGTCGTCAAGGAGCTCGACCGCCAGATGAACCTGAACGAGTCGGTCCTCCGGACCAAGGTCCTCCGTCCCGAGACCCACTGA
- the dnaB gene encoding replicative DNA helicase, translating to MSISEPLDDPWADSGPSDRLPASRRQGDGGRGRDEQHDRGRDNGQWDGGGSAFERVPPQDLDAEQSVLGGMLLSKDAIADVVEVIKGHDFYKPAHETIFQAILDVYAKGEPADPITIAAELTKRGEINKVGGASYLHTLVQTVPTAANAEYYAEIVHERAVLRRLVEAGTRITQMGYAADDDVDEIVNRAQAEIYAVTEQRTSEDYLPLGDIMEGALDEIEAIGSRTGEMTGVPTGFTDLDSLTNGLHPGQMVVIAARPAMGKSTLALDFARAASIKHNLPSVIFSLEMGRNEIAMRLLSAEARVALHHMRSGTMTDDDWTRLARRMPEVSAAPLYIDDSPNLSMMEIRAKCRRLKQRNDIKLVIIDYLQLMQAGGSKRSESRQQEVSDMSRNLKLLAKELEVPVIALSQLNRGPEQRTDKKPMVSDLRESGSIEQDADMVILLHREDAYEKESPRAGEADIIVGKHRNGPTATITVAFQGHYSRFVDMAQT from the coding sequence GTGAGCATTTCCGAGCCCTTGGACGACCCGTGGGCCGACAGCGGTCCCAGTGATCGTCTGCCTGCCTCCCGCCGACAGGGCGACGGCGGCCGAGGACGCGACGAGCAGCATGATCGCGGCCGGGACAACGGGCAGTGGGACGGCGGCGGTTCGGCCTTCGAGCGGGTGCCGCCACAGGACCTCGACGCCGAGCAGTCAGTCCTCGGCGGCATGCTCCTGTCCAAGGACGCCATCGCCGATGTCGTCGAGGTGATCAAGGGCCACGACTTCTACAAGCCCGCCCACGAGACGATCTTCCAGGCGATCCTCGACGTCTATGCCAAGGGTGAGCCGGCCGACCCCATCACCATCGCCGCCGAACTCACCAAGCGCGGCGAAATCAACAAGGTTGGTGGCGCCTCCTATCTCCACACCCTCGTCCAGACGGTGCCGACGGCGGCCAACGCCGAGTACTACGCGGAGATCGTCCACGAGCGAGCCGTCCTCCGCCGCCTGGTCGAGGCCGGCACCCGCATCACGCAGATGGGATACGCGGCCGACGACGACGTCGACGAGATCGTCAATCGTGCGCAGGCCGAGATCTACGCGGTCACCGAGCAACGGACCAGCGAGGACTATCTGCCACTCGGCGACATCATGGAAGGCGCGCTCGACGAGATCGAGGCGATCGGCTCCCGTACCGGTGAGATGACGGGTGTGCCCACCGGGTTCACGGACCTCGACTCGCTCACCAACGGCCTGCACCCGGGCCAGATGGTCGTCATCGCGGCGCGTCCCGCCATGGGTAAGTCCACCCTCGCGCTGGACTTCGCCCGGGCGGCGTCGATCAAGCACAACCTGCCCAGCGTCATCTTCTCTCTGGAAATGGGGCGCAACGAGATCGCGATGCGTCTGTTGTCTGCCGAGGCGCGCGTGGCGCTGCACCACATGCGTTCCGGCACCATGACGGACGATGACTGGACCCGCCTGGCGCGGCGGATGCCCGAAGTCTCGGCGGCGCCGCTCTACATCGACGACTCCCCGAACCTGTCGATGATGGAGATCCGTGCGAAGTGCCGTCGGCTGAAGCAGCGCAACGACATCAAGCTCGTGATCATCGACTATCTGCAGTTGATGCAGGCCGGTGGTTCGAAGCGTTCCGAGAGCCGTCAGCAGGAGGTCTCGGACATGTCCCGTAACCTCAAGCTCCTGGCCAAGGAGCTCGAGGTCCCGGTGATCGCGCTCTCACAGCTCAACCGTGGCCCCGAGCAGCGCACGGACAAGAAGCCGATGGTGTCCGACCTGCGTGAGTCCGGCTCCATCGAGCAGGACGCCGATATGGTGATCCTGCTGCACCGCGAGGACGCCTACGAGAAGGAGTCGCCCCGCGCGGGCGAGGCGGACATCATCGTGGGCAAGCACCGTAACGGCCCGACGGCGACGATCACGGTCGCCTTCCAGGGCCACTACTCACGATTCGTGGACATGGCACAGACCTGA
- a CDS encoding serine hydrolase domain-containing protein: MTTPHGDLLPATRRALLHRIAVAQAEGRTPSLVAAVVRDGRVVWNGSRTSVDGHGPDVNVQYRIGSITKTFTAVLVLRLRDEGLLALGDRLEKHLPGTAAGESTIAELLAHTSGLAAETPGSWWERTPGSLRPELSDVLGERPFLHPSGRRFHYSNPGYTLLGALVEKLRGAPWEDVLRREVLEPLGLERTSTRPQAPHAGGWAVHPWADVMLPEPLEELGRMAPAGQLWSTTGDLAKFAAFLIKGDDRVLSAESLREMRTPAAPPEAADVASGYAYCLGLEIRHQDGRSFIGHSGSLPGFLACLTASVEDDLAAIVLTNCTSGPLLFTVAADLVRIVAEAEPRIPKPWRPMAEANAVPLELAGQWYWGTHAFALRLTADGLLSLEPLSGKGRRSRFRANGDGTWTGLEGYYAGELLRAVRRTDGTVDHLDLGSFVFTRQPYDEGAAVPGGVDSDGWRGIGTV, from the coding sequence ATGACGACACCTCACGGAGATCTGCTCCCCGCCACGCGTCGAGCGCTGCTGCACCGCATCGCAGTGGCCCAGGCCGAAGGACGGACGCCCTCGCTGGTCGCCGCGGTCGTACGGGACGGTCGGGTGGTGTGGAATGGCTCGCGTACGTCGGTGGACGGGCACGGGCCGGACGTGAACGTGCAGTACCGGATCGGCTCGATCACCAAGACCTTCACCGCCGTTCTCGTCCTGCGACTGCGCGACGAGGGCCTGCTGGCCCTCGGGGACCGGCTGGAGAAGCATCTGCCGGGCACGGCAGCGGGGGAGTCAACCATCGCAGAACTGCTCGCGCACACCAGCGGGCTGGCGGCCGAGACGCCGGGATCCTGGTGGGAGCGGACCCCTGGATCGCTGCGACCCGAGCTCTCCGACGTCCTGGGCGAGCGGCCCTTCCTGCATCCGTCCGGCCGCCGCTTCCACTATTCGAACCCCGGCTACACGCTGCTGGGCGCTCTGGTCGAGAAACTGCGCGGCGCTCCGTGGGAGGACGTACTCCGGCGTGAAGTGCTCGAACCCCTGGGCCTGGAGCGGACGAGTACACGACCGCAGGCACCGCACGCGGGCGGCTGGGCGGTCCATCCCTGGGCCGACGTGATGCTTCCCGAGCCCCTCGAAGAGCTCGGTCGGATGGCTCCGGCGGGGCAACTCTGGTCGACGACAGGCGACTTGGCGAAATTCGCCGCGTTCCTGATCAAGGGTGACGACCGTGTGCTGAGTGCCGAGTCGCTGCGGGAGATGAGGACGCCGGCGGCTCCGCCGGAGGCGGCGGATGTGGCGAGTGGGTACGCATACTGCCTGGGTCTGGAGATCCGACACCAGGACGGCAGGAGCTTCATCGGCCACTCAGGATCCCTGCCGGGCTTCCTTGCCTGCCTCACTGCCAGCGTGGAGGACGACCTCGCAGCCATCGTGCTGACCAACTGCACCTCGGGCCCGCTGCTGTTCACGGTCGCCGCCGACCTCGTCCGGATCGTCGCCGAAGCCGAGCCCCGCATCCCCAAGCCGTGGCGTCCGATGGCCGAGGCCAACGCAGTGCCCCTGGAGTTGGCGGGACAGTGGTACTGGGGGACGCACGCCTTCGCGCTGCGGCTCACGGCCGACGGGCTGCTCTCCTTGGAGCCGCTGTCGGGCAAGGGCCGCCGCTCGCGGTTCCGAGCCAACGGTGACGGCACATGGACGGGGCTGGAGGGCTACTACGCAGGCGAGCTCCTGAGGGCCGTACGACGCACCGACGGGACCGTGGACCATCTGGACCTCGGGTCGTTCGTGTTCACGCGTCAGCCGTACGACGAGGGGGCTGCCGTGCCCGGCGGTGTGGATTCGGACGGATGGCGGGGGATCGGCACGGTCTGA
- the femX gene encoding peptidoglycan bridge formation glycyltransferase FemX, translating to MSLTLRTISREQHLAYIQSLPSASHMQVPAWADVKAEWRSESLGWFDKSGELVGAGLVLYRQLPKIKRYLAYLPEGPVINWFTPNLTDWLEPMLAHLKNQGAFSVKMGPPVIIRRWEATSIKAGIQNPDVKRLRDIEADFIEPRAFEVADKLRRMGWQQGEDGGAGFGDVQPRYVYQVPLANRSLEEVHKNFNQLWRRNIKKAEKAGVEVVQGGYQDLEEWQRLYEITAVRDHFRPRPLSYFQRMWTALNTEDPNRMRLYFARHNGVNLSAATMLIVGGHVWYSYGASDNIGREVRPSNAMQWRMLRDAYALGATVYDLRGISDSLDETDHLFGLIQFKVGTGGQAAEYLGEWDFPLNKLLHKALDIYMSRR from the coding sequence ATGAGCCTGACCCTGAGGACGATCAGTCGCGAGCAGCATCTGGCATACATCCAGAGCCTGCCGTCGGCGAGCCACATGCAGGTCCCGGCCTGGGCAGACGTCAAGGCGGAGTGGCGTTCGGAGAGCCTCGGGTGGTTCGACAAGTCCGGCGAACTCGTCGGCGCAGGCCTCGTCCTCTACCGGCAGCTGCCCAAGATCAAGCGCTACCTCGCCTATCTGCCCGAGGGCCCGGTCATCAACTGGTTCACGCCGAATCTGACCGACTGGCTGGAACCGATGCTCGCGCATCTGAAGAACCAGGGCGCCTTCTCCGTGAAGATGGGCCCGCCGGTGATCATCAGGCGCTGGGAGGCCACCTCAATCAAGGCGGGCATCCAGAACCCGGACGTGAAGCGGCTGCGTGACATCGAGGCCGACTTCATCGAGCCGCGCGCCTTCGAGGTCGCCGACAAGCTCCGCCGCATGGGCTGGCAGCAGGGCGAGGACGGCGGGGCCGGCTTCGGCGACGTGCAGCCCCGCTACGTCTACCAGGTGCCGCTGGCCAACCGGTCCCTGGAAGAGGTCCACAAGAACTTCAACCAGCTGTGGCGACGCAACATCAAGAAGGCCGAGAAGGCCGGCGTCGAGGTCGTCCAGGGCGGCTACCAGGACCTCGAGGAATGGCAGCGTCTGTACGAGATCACGGCCGTGCGCGACCACTTCCGCCCGCGCCCGCTGTCGTACTTCCAGCGCATGTGGACGGCCCTCAACACCGAGGACCCCAACCGCATGCGGCTGTACTTCGCCCGTCACAACGGAGTGAACCTGTCGGCGGCGACGATGCTGATCGTCGGCGGGCACGTCTGGTACTCCTACGGCGCCTCCGACAACATCGGCCGTGAGGTCCGGCCCTCGAACGCGATGCAGTGGCGGATGCTGCGCGACGCCTACGCGCTCGGCGCGACCGTCTACGACCTGCGCGGCATCTCCGACTCCCTGGACGAGACCGACCACCTCTTCGGCCTGATCCAGTTCAAGGTGGGCACGGGCGGCCAGGCCGCCGAGTACCTCGGCGAGTGGGACTTCCCGCTCAACAAGCTGCTCCACAAGGCGCTCGACATCTACATGTCGCGTCGCTGA
- the rplI gene encoding 50S ribosomal protein L9 produces the protein MKIILTHEVSGLGAAGDVVDVKDGYARNYLIPRKFAIRWTKGGEKDVEQIRRARKIHEIQTIEQANQIKGQLEAVKVRLAVRSGDAGRLFGSVTPADIASAIKASGGPEVDKRRIELGSPIKTLGAHETSVRLHPEVAAKVNIEVVAA, from the coding sequence ATGAAGATCATCCTCACCCACGAGGTATCCGGCCTCGGTGCCGCGGGCGACGTCGTCGACGTCAAGGACGGTTACGCTCGCAACTACCTGATCCCGCGGAAGTTCGCTATCCGCTGGACCAAGGGCGGCGAGAAGGACGTCGAGCAGATCCGTCGTGCTCGCAAGATCCACGAGATCCAGACCATCGAGCAGGCCAACCAGATCAAGGGCCAGCTCGAGGCCGTCAAGGTCCGTCTGGCTGTTCGCTCCGGCGACGCCGGTCGTCTCTTCGGTTCCGTCACCCCGGCCGACATCGCTTCCGCGATCAAGGCTTCCGGTGGCCCCGAGGTCGACAAGCGCCGCATCGAGCTCGGTTCGCCGATCAAGACCCTGGGCGCCCACGAGACGTCCGTGCGTCTGCACCCCGAGGTTGCCGCCAAGGTCAACATCGAGGTTGTCGCGGCCTGA
- a CDS encoding MATE family efflux transporter: MTQAPATPKAARRQHDREIVALAVPAFGALVAEPLFVIADSAIVGHLGTAQLAGLGVASALLMTAVSVFVFLAYATTATVARRVGAGDLQAAIRQGMDGIWLALLLGAAVIVAVLPTAPFLVELFGASDTAAPYATTYLRISALGIPAMLVVLAATGVLRGLQDTKTPLHVAVAGFVANAALNVGLVYGADLGIAGSAWGTVIAQWGMAAVYLIVVVRGAREHGASLRPDATGIRASAQAGVPLLVRTLSLRAILMIATAVAARLGDADIAAHQIILSLWSLLAFALDAIAIAGQAIIGRYLGAGDAEGARAACRRMVEWGIAAGVALGLLVVIARPLFLPLFTSDTAVQNTALPALLVVALSQPICGVVFVLDGVLMGAGDGPYLAWAMVLTLAVFTPVALLILAIGGGLTAVWAAMTLMMTVRMLTLWARTRSGRWLVTGATR, encoded by the coding sequence ATGACACAGGCTCCCGCGACTCCCAAGGCCGCCCGGCGACAGCACGACCGAGAGATCGTCGCACTGGCCGTCCCGGCCTTCGGCGCACTCGTCGCCGAGCCCCTCTTCGTCATCGCCGACAGCGCGATCGTCGGCCATCTCGGCACTGCTCAGCTCGCCGGGCTCGGGGTCGCTTCCGCCCTCCTCATGACAGCCGTCAGCGTCTTCGTCTTCCTCGCCTACGCCACCACAGCGACCGTCGCCCGACGTGTCGGCGCCGGCGACCTCCAAGCCGCCATCCGTCAGGGCATGGACGGTATCTGGCTGGCCCTCCTCCTCGGCGCCGCCGTCATCGTGGCCGTCCTGCCCACCGCACCGTTTCTCGTGGAGCTCTTCGGCGCCTCGGACACAGCGGCCCCGTACGCGACCACCTACCTACGAATATCGGCGCTCGGCATCCCGGCCATGCTCGTCGTACTTGCCGCCACTGGCGTCCTGCGCGGACTCCAGGACACGAAGACTCCTCTCCACGTCGCTGTCGCCGGCTTCGTCGCCAACGCCGCCCTGAACGTCGGCCTCGTCTACGGCGCCGACCTCGGCATCGCAGGCTCCGCCTGGGGCACCGTCATCGCCCAGTGGGGCATGGCCGCGGTCTACCTCATAGTCGTCGTCCGCGGAGCACGCGAGCACGGTGCCTCCCTACGCCCCGACGCGACCGGCATAAGAGCCTCCGCGCAAGCCGGAGTACCACTGCTGGTCCGCACCCTCTCACTGCGGGCCATCCTCATGATCGCGACGGCCGTCGCGGCCCGCCTCGGGGACGCCGACATTGCTGCGCACCAGATCATCCTGTCGCTCTGGAGCCTTCTCGCCTTCGCGCTGGACGCCATCGCCATAGCCGGGCAGGCGATCATCGGGCGGTATCTCGGCGCCGGCGATGCCGAGGGCGCCCGAGCCGCCTGCCGCCGCATGGTGGAGTGGGGCATCGCAGCAGGCGTCGCCCTCGGACTGCTCGTGGTGATCGCCCGGCCCCTCTTCCTGCCGTTGTTCACCAGCGACACGGCGGTGCAGAACACGGCCCTGCCAGCCCTGCTCGTGGTGGCGCTCTCCCAGCCGATCTGCGGCGTCGTCTTCGTCCTGGACGGAGTCCTGATGGGAGCAGGCGACGGCCCCTACCTCGCCTGGGCGATGGTGCTCACTCTGGCGGTGTTCACTCCAGTGGCGCTGCTCATCCTCGCGATCGGTGGCGGCCTCACCGCAGTCTGGGCAGCAATGACACTGATGATGACGGTGCGCATGCTGACGCTCTGGGCACGCACCCGCTCCGGCCGCTGGCTCGTCACGGGCGCGACGCGCTGA
- a CDS encoding single-stranded DNA-binding protein: MAGETVITVVGNLVDDPELRFTPSGAAVAKFRVASTPRTFDRQTNEWKDGESLFLTCSVWRQAAENVAESLQRGMRVIVQGRLKQRSYEDREGVKRTVYELDVEEVGASLRSATAKVTKTSGGARGGQGGYGGGGGQGGGSWGGNSGGGQQGGGAPADDPWATGAPAGGAQGGGGGGGWGGNSGGGQQGGGYSDEPPF; encoded by the coding sequence ATGGCAGGCGAGACCGTCATCACGGTCGTCGGCAATCTTGTCGATGACCCCGAGCTGCGCTTCACCCCCTCCGGTGCGGCGGTCGCGAAGTTCCGTGTCGCGTCCACTCCCCGCACCTTCGACCGCCAGACGAACGAGTGGAAGGACGGCGAGAGCCTGTTCCTGACCTGCTCGGTCTGGCGTCAGGCGGCGGAGAACGTCGCGGAGTCGCTCCAGCGAGGCATGCGCGTCATCGTGCAGGGCCGGCTGAAGCAGCGGTCCTACGAGGACCGCGAGGGCGTCAAGCGCACGGTCTACGAACTGGACGTCGAGGAAGTCGGCGCCAGCCTGCGAAGCGCCACGGCCAAGGTCACCAAGACCTCCGGTGGCGCTCGCGGTGGCCAGGGTGGTTACGGCGGCGGTGGCGGCCAGGGTGGCGGCAGCTGGGGTGGAAACTCCGGCGGCGGTCAGCAGGGCGGCGGTGCTCCCGCCGACGACCCGTGGGCGACCGGCGCTCCTGCCGGTGGCGCCCAGGGCGGCGGCGGTGGCGGCGGCTGGGGTGGAAACTCCGGCGGCGGTCAGCAGGGCGGCGGCTACTCGGACGAACCCCCCTTCTAG